The following coding sequences lie in one Treponema sp. OMZ 790 genomic window:
- a CDS encoding ABC transporter ATP-binding protein, whose protein sequence is MLKTVRAFLALMQNQKKEIVFSVVLSFIDGFFIMIPFIIAFKIVNAVPLFNPAASGTLDVRTMYRYIGIMAAAVFIRIVLRYFTLYFRGGAGYKAMCRERKNLGTRLRKVSLGFLNEKNTGDLVSTITSDAAFLEIEGMVVIEKIAVGIPVFAIGLTVLLVFDYRIFLLTAFLFIPVWYMYKKLSTLQDRLKINRQDFIGKVTADIVEFINGIHVLKIYNMAEKRFSKTAEAVKNLRDFSIRAELAHIPVGSLFQFCLRLVTAGIVFSSALLFLRGTLSFAHIFLLMTASFGLFSGIEAMGIFSIFSKMTQQSIDRMNAIKAVPEMQNLSGNLLLDLQKQHTFDIQFEDVSFAYAEKEVLHNISFSVPEKTVTALAGLSGSGKTTIVNLLARFWDIKKGQISIGGTDIKELNYENLLHNISFVFQDVFLFNDTILNNIKLGREDASLEEVYQAAERAGCTDFIMQSEKGYDTVIGEAGLRLSGGEKQRISIARAFLKNAPIVLLDEVTANVDAENEAKIQAALQELLKDKTVIMIAHKLTSLRNAGQILVIENGHIAQCGTHGELIKEEGLYRKLWEESNN, encoded by the coding sequence ATGTTAAAAACGGTGCGAGCTTTTTTGGCCCTTATGCAAAATCAAAAAAAGGAAATTGTTTTTTCCGTTGTATTAAGTTTTATCGACGGCTTTTTTATTATGATACCTTTTATCATCGCCTTTAAAATCGTAAACGCCGTACCGCTTTTTAATCCCGCCGCTTCGGGAACGCTTGATGTCCGCACTATGTACCGGTACATCGGCATTATGGCGGCAGCGGTGTTTATCAGAATTGTACTGCGTTACTTTACGCTCTATTTCCGCGGCGGGGCAGGTTATAAGGCAATGTGCCGCGAGCGTAAAAACTTAGGAACACGATTACGCAAGGTATCGCTCGGCTTTCTCAATGAAAAAAACACGGGCGACTTGGTTTCGACCATTACTTCCGATGCGGCGTTTTTGGAAATTGAAGGCATGGTCGTTATCGAAAAAATCGCCGTGGGTATTCCTGTTTTTGCTATCGGACTTACTGTCTTGCTTGTCTTCGATTACCGCATCTTTTTGCTCACCGCTTTTTTGTTTATTCCGGTATGGTACATGTACAAAAAATTATCTACATTGCAAGACAGATTAAAAATAAACCGGCAGGACTTTATCGGAAAAGTTACCGCCGATATTGTTGAATTTATCAACGGGATCCATGTGCTTAAAATATACAACATGGCGGAAAAGCGGTTTTCAAAAACGGCTGAAGCGGTAAAGAATTTACGGGATTTTTCCATCCGCGCGGAACTCGCTCATATTCCTGTCGGTTCTCTTTTTCAGTTTTGCTTACGGCTTGTTACGGCGGGAATAGTTTTTTCTTCCGCCCTGCTTTTTTTACGGGGAACACTTTCTTTTGCGCACATCTTTTTGTTGATGACTGCCTCTTTCGGTTTATTCAGCGGTATTGAAGCGATGGGGATTTTCAGTATCTTTTCTAAAATGACTCAGCAGTCAATCGACCGTATGAATGCCATCAAAGCGGTTCCGGAAATGCAAAACCTTTCAGGGAACCTGCTGCTCGATCTTCAAAAACAGCACACCTTCGATATTCAATTTGAAGATGTTTCTTTTGCCTACGCCGAAAAAGAGGTGCTGCACAATATCAGCTTTTCAGTTCCAGAAAAAACGGTAACCGCTCTTGCAGGCCTTTCGGGGAGCGGCAAGACGACTATTGTGAATCTGCTTGCCCGTTTTTGGGATATAAAAAAGGGGCAAATCAGTATCGGCGGCACCGATATTAAAGAACTCAATTACGAAAACCTTTTGCACAATATCAGCTTTGTGTTTCAGGATGTGTTTTTATTTAACGACACGATATTGAATAATATCAAACTCGGCCGGGAAGACGCTTCTTTGGAGGAAGTGTATCAGGCGGCTGAGCGTGCCGGCTGCACCGATTTTATTATGCAAAGTGAAAAGGGCTACGATACGGTTATCGGAGAGGCGGGCTTGAGGCTTTCGGGCGGAGAAAAACAGCGCATTTCGATTGCCCGTGCCTTTCTTAAAAACGCCCCGATTGTGCTCTTGGACGAGGTTACCGCCAATGTCGATGCCGAAAACGAAGCCAAAATACAAGCAGCCTTACAGGAACTGCTCAAAGATAAAACCGTCATCATGATTGCCCACAAGCTGACAAGTCTCCGCAACGCCGGCCAAATTTTGGTTATCGAAAACGGGCACATCGCCCAGTGCGGCACACATGGGGAACTGATAAAAGAAGAAGGCCTATATAGAAAATTGTGGGAAGAATCCAATAACTGA
- a CDS encoding N-6 DNA methylase: protein MITKTNFQQVLKKLRFIQSDVIFSKHFEQHNCDIQVDFSKEIIIYPPEIDTGANTTTNFSQNENFVVLECVCRLLEKGYKPCDMELEPLWKLGHSGKSGRADIWVRTIDQDGAKKSLLIIECKTQGDEFNHAWETTLKDGAQLFSYFQQERATSFLCLYTSGFADGKIQTEYHLIKVKDNEKLLETLENPKSYAKAGNNKELFDVWKETYKKDFSSVGLFEDDMQAYNIGKKNYTARDLKEIDYASMQKKYHEFAKILRQHNVSGRENAFDKLVNLFLAKVVDEKENSKQLAFHWKGAAYDDYFSLQDRLQKLYKIGMEQFLSEDVIYIDNDDIYNAFYLFKNDPDATRDTVLKYFKQLKFFTNSDFSFIEVHNENLFRQNAVILLKVVQMLENIKLKTEEQNQFLGDLFEGFLNQGVKQSEGQFFTPQPLVRFIVSSLPLQTMINRTEQAPRVIDYACGAGHFLNEYAQQIKRFVEKKHLKKYYSAITGIEKEYRLSKVSKVAAFMYGQDDINIIYADALSRITGKKSVKDNSYSILVSNPPYSVKGFLETLNAADKKRFRLTEFVNDTVKNNAIETFFIERAAQLLCDEGIAALILPSSILSNGGMYIKCREIILCTFDIIAIAEFGSGTFGQTGTNTVTLFLRKKKTHPVLDDHYKNRIHSWFHNDTRKDIVFEDYHLFESYCTHIGVKPEDYKALFTYTADWKKVLGSYEIFKEYITEFSNDAKAKAIQKKKISGKYTKEMQSDELEKHIYYSVCQIEQEKLLFFCLAMTNGQEVAVIRSPAASKEMKAFLGYEWSGAKGNEGIKYLGITNEKEDDELAHNKGIQHIRTPLFNPSDLEDTAKLNTLIRTAFEKKPVIIPDNLKEFASLIPLHFMLDFNRVKFDKALKLTADKKIEIKSKYPLVKLGEIVSIIRGVTFDKKYQTQEKTKNIVLTADNITLEGQFEIIKEIFVSDMVSFDKEKQLKKNDCFMCFSSGSKQHVGKIAFIKENQSYYAGGFMGILRVFDKNLLPQFLYETLNTETMRDAIRSQSSGTNIQNLSNNIAEFQIPLPPLAIQQQIVAECEKVDEEYSVAQHTIEENKRNIEKMMSEVKGEIAQLKRIAPYTTNRIQFSAITLEDYISTDNMLQNCDGVCVYNGVPNIDSVIEYAENDILVSNIRPYLKKIWFSNKKGGCSPDVLVFRPISGINARYIYYAMKQNTFFEYIMKNVRGVKMPRGDKNHILNFSISVPSLEEQQRIVQEIENYETAITAAKSVLSACADKKKMILEKWL from the coding sequence ATGATAACAAAAACAAACTTTCAGCAAGTATTAAAGAAACTAAGGTTTATTCAATCGGATGTAATATTTTCAAAGCATTTTGAACAACATAATTGTGATATTCAAGTCGATTTTTCCAAAGAAATAATCATCTATCCTCCTGAAATAGACACCGGTGCAAATACAACGACGAATTTCAGCCAAAATGAGAATTTTGTCGTGCTTGAATGTGTGTGCCGTCTGCTTGAAAAGGGGTATAAACCTTGCGATATGGAGCTTGAACCGCTTTGGAAGCTCGGACATTCGGGCAAAAGCGGAAGGGCGGATATCTGGGTCAGGACAATAGATCAGGATGGAGCAAAAAAATCTCTTTTAATTATTGAATGTAAAACGCAAGGGGACGAATTTAATCATGCGTGGGAGACAACTTTAAAAGATGGCGCTCAGCTTTTCAGTTACTTTCAGCAAGAGCGGGCAACAAGTTTTCTCTGTCTTTATACAAGTGGTTTTGCAGACGGTAAAATACAAACCGAATATCATCTGATAAAGGTAAAAGATAATGAAAAACTTTTAGAAACTTTGGAAAATCCCAAAAGCTATGCAAAGGCTGGAAACAACAAAGAGCTTTTTGATGTATGGAAAGAAACATATAAAAAAGACTTTTCTTCCGTAGGGCTTTTTGAAGATGATATGCAAGCGTATAACATAGGTAAGAAAAATTACACCGCTCGAGATTTAAAAGAAATTGATTACGCTTCAATGCAGAAAAAATATCACGAATTTGCAAAAATTTTACGGCAGCATAATGTATCGGGCAGAGAAAATGCTTTTGACAAATTAGTCAATTTATTTTTAGCAAAGGTTGTTGATGAAAAAGAAAATTCCAAACAACTCGCTTTTCATTGGAAAGGCGCTGCCTATGATGATTATTTTAGCTTACAAGACCGCCTGCAAAAATTATATAAGATAGGTATGGAGCAGTTTTTATCGGAAGATGTTATCTACATTGATAATGATGATATATACAATGCATTTTATCTTTTTAAAAATGATCCCGATGCTACCCGCGATACCGTTTTAAAATATTTTAAGCAATTAAAGTTTTTTACAAACAGCGACTTTTCTTTTATCGAAGTACATAATGAAAATCTTTTCCGCCAAAATGCGGTTATCCTCTTAAAAGTAGTGCAAATGCTTGAAAATATTAAATTAAAAACGGAGGAACAAAATCAGTTTTTAGGCGATTTATTTGAAGGTTTTTTAAATCAGGGAGTAAAGCAAAGTGAAGGGCAGTTTTTTACCCCTCAGCCGCTTGTGCGCTTTATCGTTTCATCTTTGCCCTTACAAACGATGATAAACAGAACGGAACAAGCGCCCCGTGTTATTGATTATGCCTGCGGAGCGGGGCATTTTTTAAATGAATACGCTCAGCAGATTAAAAGATTTGTCGAAAAGAAACATTTAAAGAAATATTATTCGGCAATTACCGGTATCGAAAAAGAATACCGTCTTTCTAAGGTTTCTAAAGTTGCTGCGTTTATGTACGGGCAGGATGATATAAATATTATCTATGCCGATGCTCTTTCACGTATAACCGGCAAAAAGAGCGTCAAAGATAACAGTTATTCCATTTTAGTTTCTAATCCGCCGTACAGCGTAAAAGGATTTTTAGAAACCTTAAACGCTGCCGATAAAAAACGCTTTCGTTTAACGGAATTCGTAAACGATACGGTTAAAAATAATGCCATAGAAACGTTTTTCATAGAACGTGCGGCACAGCTTTTGTGTGATGAAGGCATTGCAGCTCTTATTCTTCCCTCTAGTATTTTAAGTAACGGCGGTATGTATATTAAATGCCGTGAAATTATTTTGTGTACGTTTGATATTATCGCTATTGCGGAATTCGGTTCGGGAACATTCGGTCAAACAGGTACAAATACGGTAACACTTTTTTTGCGTAAAAAGAAAACACATCCGGTACTTGATGACCATTATAAAAACCGCATACACAGCTGGTTTCATAATGATACACGTAAAGATATTGTCTTTGAAGATTATCATCTATTTGAATCCTATTGTACGCATATAGGCGTAAAGCCGGAAGATTATAAGGCTCTTTTTACCTATACCGCTGATTGGAAAAAAGTATTAGGCTCTTATGAAATATTTAAGGAGTATATTACAGAGTTTTCAAATGATGCCAAAGCAAAAGCTATTCAAAAAAAGAAGATAAGCGGCAAATATACAAAAGAAATGCAAAGCGATGAGCTTGAAAAACATATTTATTATTCGGTTTGTCAAATTGAACAGGAAAAGCTTTTGTTTTTTTGTTTGGCTATGACGAACGGGCAAGAGGTGGCGGTGATACGATCGCCTGCCGCAAGTAAAGAAATGAAAGCTTTTTTAGGCTACGAATGGAGCGGTGCAAAGGGTAATGAGGGGATAAAATATCTCGGCATTACTAATGAAAAAGAAGATGACGAGCTTGCACATAATAAGGGCATACAGCATATTAGAACACCGCTTTTTAATCCTTCCGACTTGGAGGACACCGCAAAACTGAATACGCTTATCCGTACCGCTTTTGAAAAAAAACCTGTAATAATCCCGGATAATCTAAAAGAATTTGCTTCGCTCATCCCTTTACACTTTATGCTTGATTTTAACCGAGTAAAGTTTGATAAAGCGCTTAAACTCACCGCAGATAAAAAAATTGAAATAAAGAGTAAGTATCCGCTGGTAAAGTTGGGAGAAATTGTCAGTATTATACGAGGAGTTACTTTTGATAAAAAATATCAAACACAAGAGAAAACAAAAAATATTGTTCTAACAGCAGATAATATTACGCTTGAAGGGCAATTTGAAATAATAAAAGAAATATTTGTATCTGATATGGTTTCATTTGATAAAGAAAAACAATTAAAAAAAAATGATTGCTTTATGTGTTTTTCAAGTGGCAGTAAACAACATGTTGGAAAGATTGCATTTATTAAAGAAAATCAATCTTATTATGCAGGCGGCTTCATGGGGATTTTAAGAGTTTTTGATAAAAATTTGCTTCCGCAATTTTTATATGAAACGCTAAATACTGAAACGATGCGCGACGCAATTCGTTCTCAAAGTAGTGGTACAAATATTCAGAATCTTTCCAATAATATTGCAGAATTTCAAATCCCTCTTCCGCCGCTTGCTATCCAACAACAAATTGTTGCTGAATGTGAAAAAGTTGATGAAGAATACAGTGTTGCTCAACACACTATTGAAGAAAACAAACGGAATATTGAAAAAATGATGAGTGAAGTAAAAGGAGAAATAGCTCAGTTAAAAAGGATTGCCCCATATACAACTAACAGGATACAATTCTCAGCAATCACTTTAGAAGATTATATTAGTACAGATAATATGTTACAGAATTGTGATGGTGTTTGTGTATATAATGGCGTGCCTAATATAGATAGCGTAATTGAATATGCAGAAAATGATATTTTAGTTTCTAATATTCGACCCTATCTTAAAAAAATTTGGTTTTCGAATAAAAAAGGAGGCTGCTCCCCAGATGTACTGGTTTTCCGCCCAATTTCAGGAATAAATGCACGTTATATATATTATGCTATGAAGCAGAACACATTTTTTGAATACATTATGAAAAATGTACGAGGAGTAAAAATGCCTAGAGGAGATAAAAATCATATTTTAAATTTTTCAATCTCTGTACCTTCGCTTGAGGAGCAGCAGCGCATTGTACAAGAAATAGAAAACTACGAAACCGCTATCACTGCTGCAAAATCGGTACTGTCCGCTTGTGCAGACAAGAAAAAAATGATATTGGAGAAGTGGTTGTAG
- a CDS encoding ABC transporter ATP-binding protein, whose translation MRFKDFIVPNIPAYTVSVSLAVLGVGCGMVPYITVHRLLMRLAKGGTSLAEVSAYVGVIIAAFAFQLVLHSISTAISHKTAFSVLEKIRLALTEKMIKMPLGFTRNKGAGYFHGMLIDSIERLEFPLAHALPETTSNILIPLSITAMLFAADWRLALSVLVPAAATLVFYLPMYIGIMNDFANTYYATLENMNGRVIEYIRGNKEIKIFGTEAKAYSQFEDSIDNYERSTLKLYNKMYFVSAPAFVLLSSITVSVLSVGGLLFTSGLIEAPLYLFAVIIAEGLGVSLLKFTEFMDNFYHIRNGKKLIEEVLSAPELEETAAAAALHIPNNQIVFHNVCFSYNEITAADKTGNANNAPKGNVLHDVSLTFKEGEKTAIVGHSGSGKSTIANLIARFWDVSKGSITIGGIDYKDMTLAQLMEHVNYVTQDTFLFNMSILENIRMGKPAASDEEVKEAARLAQCSDFIERLEKGWNTYAGNEGTKLSGGQRQRIIIARAILRNAPVLILDEATTHTDAENRRQLQLSLQELCKNKTVITIDHNLSTVKESDSIIVMENGRVEAQGTHTELLKNSAVYKKLYQGQGGNLC comes from the coding sequence ATGAGATTTAAAGATTTTATTGTGCCGAATATTCCCGCGTATACGGTGTCCGTAAGTCTTGCGGTGCTGGGGGTCGGCTGCGGGATGGTGCCGTATATCACGGTGCACCGTCTTCTTATGCGTTTGGCAAAAGGCGGAACTTCTCTTGCAGAAGTGTCGGCTTATGTAGGCGTTATCATTGCAGCCTTTGCTTTTCAACTGGTGCTGCACAGCATATCGACGGCGATTTCGCACAAGACAGCCTTTTCCGTTTTGGAAAAAATAAGGCTTGCTCTTACCGAAAAGATGATAAAGATGCCGCTGGGTTTTACGCGGAACAAGGGTGCAGGCTATTTTCATGGAATGCTCATCGATAGTATTGAACGGCTTGAATTTCCGCTTGCACACGCACTGCCTGAAACCACCTCGAATATCCTCATCCCTTTAAGCATTACAGCGATGCTTTTTGCAGCGGATTGGCGGCTTGCTCTTTCCGTTTTGGTACCTGCTGCAGCAACCTTGGTTTTTTATCTTCCGATGTATATCGGCATTATGAACGATTTTGCCAACACCTATTATGCCACCCTCGAAAACATGAACGGCAGGGTTATCGAATATATCCGCGGGAATAAGGAAATCAAAATATTCGGCACCGAAGCAAAGGCCTATTCTCAGTTTGAAGATTCCATCGACAATTACGAAAGGTCAACCTTAAAGCTGTACAACAAAATGTATTTTGTAAGCGCTCCCGCCTTTGTACTCTTGTCGTCGATTACGGTGAGCGTGCTTTCAGTCGGCGGACTGCTTTTTACTTCCGGTTTGATTGAAGCGCCGCTCTATCTTTTTGCCGTCATCATTGCAGAGGGCTTGGGAGTTTCGCTTTTAAAGTTCACCGAATTTATGGACAACTTTTATCACATAAGAAACGGTAAAAAGCTGATTGAAGAAGTGCTGTCCGCTCCCGAATTGGAAGAAACTGCCGCAGCAGCTGCTCTGCATATTCCGAATAACCAAATTGTGTTTCATAATGTGTGCTTTTCATACAATGAAATTACGGCTGCCGATAAAACCGGCAATGCGAACAATGCTCCTAAGGGGAATGTGCTTCACGATGTATCGCTAACTTTTAAAGAGGGGGAAAAGACGGCGATTGTCGGGCACTCCGGTTCGGGTAAGTCAACAATAGCCAATTTGATTGCCCGCTTTTGGGATGTTTCAAAGGGGTCTATCACAATCGGCGGAATCGATTACAAAGATATGACTCTTGCTCAATTAATGGAACATGTCAACTATGTTACGCAGGACACTTTTTTATTCAACATGAGTATTTTGGAAAATATCCGAATGGGTAAGCCCGCCGCCTCCGATGAAGAAGTAAAAGAAGCTGCCCGTCTTGCACAGTGTTCGGATTTTATCGAACGGCTTGAAAAGGGCTGGAACACTTATGCGGGCAATGAAGGAACAAAACTGTCCGGCGGGCAGCGGCAGCGCATTATCATTGCCCGTGCGATTTTGCGGAATGCACCGGTACTTATCTTAGATGAAGCGACTACTCACACCGATGCGGAAAACCGCCGGCAGCTTCAGCTTTCATTACAGGAACTGTGTAAAAATAAAACCGTCATCACGATAGACCACAACCTTTCCACCGTCAAAGAAAGTGATTCAATCATCGTTATGGAAAATGGACGGGTAGAGGCTCAAGGTACACATACAGAATTATTAAAAAATTCGGCAGTGTATAAGAAGCTTTATCAAGGACAGGGAGGAAATTTATGTTAA